One Candidatus Binatia bacterium DNA window includes the following coding sequences:
- a CDS encoding dolichol-phosphate mannosyltransferase: protein MRRVLFLLPVYNEASGLPSLLRRIRETCEGAGIPYRVLAVDDGSRDGSQDILREEAARMPLEILRHRFNRGLAETLRDGLEWVADRASDEDVLVTMDADDTHDPAYVPAMLERIEAGCDVVVASRFRPGAEVVGVPAHRELFSRGANALLRLFLRIPGVRDYACGYRAVRVEVLRRAVFRFENELLSLRGWGFICTAELLWKLHLVGARCCEIPFVLRYDWKAGTSKMRPVRTICGYGLLALRSLGGRAERRA, encoded by the coding sequence ATGCGCCGCGTCTTGTTTCTCCTCCCGGTCTACAACGAAGCATCCGGACTCCCGTCGCTGCTGCGGCGAATCCGGGAGACCTGCGAGGGGGCCGGGATTCCGTACCGCGTCCTCGCCGTCGACGACGGAAGTCGCGACGGAAGCCAGGACATCCTGCGCGAGGAAGCGGCCCGAATGCCGCTCGAGATCCTCCGGCACCGCTTCAACCGGGGGCTCGCGGAAACCTTGCGCGACGGTCTCGAGTGGGTGGCGGATCGCGCGTCGGACGAGGACGTCCTCGTCACGATGGACGCCGACGATACGCACGACCCGGCTTACGTCCCCGCGATGCTCGAGCGGATCGAAGCCGGCTGCGACGTCGTCGTGGCTTCCCGCTTTCGACCGGGTGCCGAGGTGGTGGGCGTGCCCGCGCACCGCGAGCTTTTCAGTCGGGGGGCGAACGCTCTCCTGCGGCTTTTCCTTCGGATTCCGGGCGTCCGGGATTACGCCTGCGGCTACCGGGCCGTGCGCGTCGAGGTTCTGCGACGCGCGGTCTTCCGGTTCGAAAACGAACTTCTTTCCCTCCGCGGCTGGGGCTTCATCTGCACGGCCGAGCTTCTCTGGAAGCTCCACCTGGTCGGTGCCCGGTGTTGCGAGATTCCCTTCGTCCTGCGCTACGACTGGAAGGCGGGCACGAGCAAGATGAGGCCCGTGCGGACGATTTGCGGGTACGGACTCCTGGCTTTGCGGAGTCTCGGCGGGAGGGCCGAGCGCCGGGCGTGA
- a CDS encoding glycine dehydrogenase yields the protein MSVEREKRAGLVLDEPLIFELSRPGARGVDLEENEVADVPEGMRRESLEGFPELSEPEVLRHFLRLSQWNLGAATTFYPLGSCTMKYNPVADEVVARLPGFARLHPLVPEELAQGLLECLAELERWLAEIAGLDAVTLEPAAGAHGELTGMKMIRAYHAERGRPRSKVLIPATAHGTNPASAALSGYSVVEVPVGKEGILEASRVAEVMDDEVAALMVTNPNTLGLFEREICEVSEIVHERGGLVYMDGANLNALLGVAKPGDMGVDVLQFNLHKTFSTPHGGGGPGAGPVAVRRLLEPYLPVPRLVRADGRWNWSEDFPRSIGRVRSFYGNVGVLVRAYAYLAAMGSEGLREATRLAILAANYVRKRLEGVFHTPYPRPCMHECVLTDRGFERYGVKTLDIAKRLLDHGFYAPTIYFPQVVSGAMMIEPTETESKRTLDEFVEAMRAIAEEAKTAPERLRNAPERTPLARLDEARAARKPVLRWRPERGVG from the coding sequence ATGAGCGTCGAGAGGGAAAAGCGTGCGGGCCTCGTCCTCGACGAGCCCTTGATCTTCGAGCTGAGCCGGCCCGGCGCTCGTGGCGTCGATCTCGAAGAAAACGAGGTGGCCGACGTGCCGGAGGGAATGCGGCGCGAGAGCCTCGAGGGGTTCCCCGAACTCTCCGAGCCGGAGGTTCTCCGCCATTTTCTCAGGCTCTCGCAGTGGAACCTCGGGGCTGCCACGACCTTCTATCCCCTCGGGTCGTGCACGATGAAGTACAACCCGGTGGCCGACGAGGTCGTGGCACGGCTTCCCGGTTTCGCGAGGCTTCACCCCCTCGTTCCCGAGGAACTGGCGCAGGGTCTGCTCGAGTGCCTGGCGGAGCTCGAGAGGTGGCTCGCGGAAATCGCGGGCCTCGACGCGGTCACGCTCGAGCCCGCGGCCGGTGCCCACGGCGAGCTCACGGGCATGAAAATGATCCGTGCCTACCACGCCGAGCGGGGCCGGCCCCGCTCGAAGGTCCTGATCCCCGCCACGGCCCACGGCACGAACCCCGCGAGCGCGGCGCTCTCCGGCTACTCGGTCGTGGAGGTTCCCGTGGGGAAAGAAGGGATCCTCGAGGCTTCGCGGGTCGCGGAAGTCATGGACGACGAAGTGGCGGCTCTCATGGTGACGAACCCGAACACGCTCGGACTTTTCGAGCGCGAGATCTGCGAGGTTTCCGAAATCGTCCACGAGCGCGGAGGTCTCGTCTACATGGACGGGGCGAACCTGAACGCGCTGCTCGGCGTGGCGAAGCCGGGAGACATGGGGGTGGACGTGCTCCAGTTCAACTTGCACAAGACGTTCTCGACACCCCACGGCGGAGGCGGCCCGGGTGCGGGACCGGTGGCCGTCCGTCGCCTTCTCGAGCCCTACCTGCCGGTTCCCCGGCTCGTGCGTGCGGACGGGCGGTGGAACTGGTCGGAGGATTTTCCCCGTTCGATCGGCCGGGTCCGTTCGTTCTACGGGAACGTGGGTGTGCTCGTGCGGGCTTACGCCTATCTCGCTGCCATGGGCTCGGAAGGGCTTCGGGAGGCGACACGGCTCGCCATCCTGGCCGCGAACTACGTCCGGAAACGGCTCGAAGGCGTCTTCCACACGCCCTATCCGCGGCCCTGCATGCACGAGTGCGTGCTCACCGACCGAGGGTTCGAACGATACGGCGTGAAGACCCTCGACATCGCCAAGCGCCTTCTCGACCACGGCTTCTACGCCCCGACGATCTACTTCCCGCAGGTGGTAAGCGGTGCCATGATGATCGAACCGACGGAAACGGAGTCCAAAAGGACGCTCGACGAGTTCGTGGAAGCCATGCGGGCCATAGCCGAAGAAGCGAAAACGGCTCCCGAACGGCTCAGGAACGCTCCGGAGAGGACGCCGCTCGCGCGTCTCGACGAAGCGCGAGCCGCGCGGAAGCCGGTGCTGCGGTGGCGTCCGGAACGTGGGGTGGGCTGA
- the gcvPA gene encoding putative glycine dehydrogenase (decarboxylating) subunit 1 — translation MRFLPHTPDDVAEMLRAVGVSSIDELLADVPKSLRERAQLRIGPSGSEQEVLRRLEEKAEANPGAKMPCFLGAGAYPHFVPAVVDHVLSRAEFWSAYTPYQPEVSQGTLQAAFEFQSLVATLFGMEVANASLYDGASAAAEAVLMARRLAPNRERVVLSSALHPQVRAVVRTYLDGLPHVEVAEVPWNETGSTDVERLGALCDENTSAVVVGYPNVFGILEDLAETTRVASRVGARVVSVTLEPLALALFRPPGDFGVDIAVGEGQSFGLPLSYGGPGLGLFATKEAYVRAMPGRLVGQTVDARGKRGFVLTLATREQHIRRERATSNVCTNHALGALAATVYLSLLGKRGLRALAQMNYRRAHEVAERLVASGRWQLRFPGVFFNEFVLAGADADEALRSCARAGVLGGFPLGRWYPELAESLLVCVTELPTDEEIERLVRCLA, via the coding sequence ATGAGGTTCTTGCCCCACACGCCGGACGACGTCGCCGAGATGCTCCGAGCCGTGGGGGTGTCGTCGATCGACGAGCTGCTCGCCGACGTTCCGAAGTCGCTCCGTGAGCGAGCGCAGCTTCGCATCGGCCCTTCGGGGAGCGAGCAGGAAGTCCTCCGCCGTCTCGAGGAGAAGGCCGAGGCGAATCCGGGAGCGAAGATGCCCTGCTTTCTCGGGGCGGGGGCTTACCCGCACTTCGTCCCGGCCGTCGTCGATCACGTCCTCTCCCGGGCGGAGTTCTGGAGCGCTTACACGCCGTACCAGCCCGAAGTGAGCCAGGGGACGCTGCAGGCGGCCTTCGAGTTCCAGTCGCTCGTGGCGACGCTCTTCGGGATGGAAGTCGCCAACGCGAGCCTCTACGACGGGGCGTCGGCGGCGGCCGAGGCCGTCCTCATGGCGCGGCGGCTCGCCCCGAATCGCGAGCGGGTCGTGCTGAGCTCGGCGCTCCACCCGCAGGTGCGAGCCGTCGTGCGCACCTACCTCGATGGGTTGCCGCACGTGGAGGTGGCCGAAGTCCCGTGGAACGAGACGGGGAGCACCGACGTCGAACGCCTCGGGGCCCTCTGCGACGAGAATACCTCCGCCGTCGTCGTGGGATACCCCAACGTCTTCGGAATTCTCGAAGACCTCGCCGAGACCACGCGCGTCGCGAGCCGCGTGGGCGCCCGGGTCGTCTCCGTGACGCTCGAACCGCTCGCGCTCGCGCTCTTCCGTCCCCCCGGCGATTTCGGCGTCGACATCGCGGTGGGCGAGGGGCAGAGTTTCGGCCTCCCGTTGTCTTACGGGGGTCCCGGGTTGGGCCTTTTCGCCACGAAGGAAGCTTACGTCCGGGCCATGCCCGGGCGGCTCGTGGGCCAGACCGTCGACGCGCGGGGAAAGCGCGGCTTCGTCCTCACTCTCGCCACTCGCGAGCAGCACATCCGGCGCGAGAGAGCCACCTCGAACGTGTGCACGAACCACGCGCTCGGGGCGCTGGCGGCCACGGTGTACCTCTCGCTGCTCGGCAAGCGAGGCCTGCGGGCGCTCGCGCAGATGAACTATCGCCGGGCGCACGAGGTAGCGGAGCGACTCGTGGCGAGCGGGCGCTGGCAGCTCCGCTTTCCCGGGGTTTTTTTCAACGAGTTCGTGCTCGCCGGTGCGGACGCCGACGAAGCGCTCCGGAGCTGTGCGCGGGCGGGCGTTCTCGGGGGTTTTCCTCTGGGAAGGTGGTATCCGGAGCTCGCGGAGAGCCTTCTCGTCTGCGTGACCGAACTTCCCACCGACGAAGAAATCGAGCGTCTGGTGCGCTGCCTCGCATGA
- the gcvH gene encoding glycine cleavage system protein GcvH, whose translation MEFPEDVKYTREHEWVLVEENTATVGITDYAQDQLGEIVYVELPSVGDKVSKGDAFAVVESVKTVSDIYAPVSGTVVEVNEDLPDNPTLVNEDPYGDGWIVRIEMTDTTELDDLLTAEEYQAYIAEEEEAE comes from the coding sequence ATGGAGTTTCCGGAAGATGTGAAATACACGCGCGAGCACGAGTGGGTTCTCGTCGAGGAAAACACGGCGACGGTCGGCATCACGGACTACGCCCAGGATCAGCTCGGAGAAATCGTGTACGTGGAGCTGCCTTCCGTCGGCGACAAGGTCTCGAAGGGGGATGCCTTCGCCGTCGTGGAATCCGTGAAAACGGTCTCGGATATCTACGCGCCCGTGAGCGGTACGGTGGTGGAGGTGAACGAGGACCTTCCCGACAACCCGACGCTCGTCAACGAGGACCCCTACGGCGACGGTTGGATCGTGAGGATCGAGATGACGGACACGACGGAGCTCGACGACCTCCTCACGGCCGAAGAATACCAGGCGTACATCGCCGAAGAGGAAGAAGCGGAGTGA
- a CDS encoding aminomethyltransferase codes for MPEEPRRSPLHGAHRALGARFTRFAGWEMPLWYSSIREEHEAVRHRAGLFDVSHMGEIEIEGPAALELVLGVATNDARRLRDGRVQYSLLCSPQGGILDDVTVHRLSGERFFLCVNAANTERDFAWIRRHAPRDAEVRDASAEFVQLALQGPAATEILSSSVPLDLRSVGRFAFVEARILDMPVLLARTGYTGEDGWEIYLRAPGLGERLWAALLDAGRSWGLVPAGLGARDTLRIEAALPLYGHEIDESTTPWEAGLGRFVDLGHAFVGREALERQLREGVPRRLVGLEVRGNALARPGNEIFAGERAVGHVTSGTFSYSLGKPVALGYVRPEFAEAGRPLAIGIRGRRVAAEVVPLPFYRRR; via the coding sequence GTGCCGGAAGAGCCTAGACGGTCCCCCCTCCACGGCGCTCACCGGGCCCTCGGCGCCCGGTTCACGCGCTTTGCCGGCTGGGAAATGCCGCTCTGGTACTCGAGTATTCGGGAGGAGCACGAAGCCGTGCGGCACCGTGCCGGGCTTTTCGACGTAAGCCACATGGGGGAGATCGAGATCGAAGGGCCGGCTGCCCTGGAGCTGGTTCTCGGGGTCGCGACGAACGACGCCCGGCGGCTGCGGGACGGAAGGGTGCAGTACTCGCTCCTCTGTTCTCCGCAGGGCGGGATCCTCGACGACGTGACGGTGCACCGGCTCTCGGGGGAGCGGTTTTTTCTTTGCGTGAACGCCGCGAACACGGAAAGGGATTTCGCCTGGATCCGGCGCCACGCCCCTCGGGACGCGGAAGTCCGCGACGCGAGCGCCGAGTTCGTGCAGCTCGCGCTGCAGGGTCCCGCCGCCACGGAAATCCTCTCGTCCTCCGTCCCCCTGGACCTCCGGTCCGTCGGACGCTTCGCTTTCGTCGAGGCGCGGATCCTGGACATGCCGGTCCTCCTGGCCCGCACCGGCTACACGGGAGAGGACGGTTGGGAGATCTACCTGCGAGCTCCCGGGCTCGGCGAGCGACTCTGGGCCGCTCTGCTCGACGCGGGGCGCTCCTGGGGACTCGTCCCCGCGGGGCTCGGAGCGCGGGATACGCTGCGCATCGAAGCCGCACTCCCGCTCTACGGGCACGAGATCGACGAGTCGACGACCCCGTGGGAGGCCGGGCTCGGACGCTTCGTGGACCTCGGGCACGCCTTCGTCGGGAGAGAAGCGCTCGAGCGACAGCTCCGCGAGGGCGTCCCGCGGAGGCTCGTGGGTCTCGAGGTCCGGGGAAACGCTCTGGCACGACCGGGAAACGAGATTTTCGCGGGCGAGCGTGCGGTGGGACACGTGACGAGCGGCACCTTCTCTTACTCCCTTGGCAAGCCCGTCGCTCTCGGCTATGTGAGGCCGGAGTTCGCGGAGGCGGGGCGCCCACTCGCGATCGGTATTCGAGGTCGCCGCGTCGCCGCGGAAGTCGTTCCGCTTCCGTTCTACAGGCGTCGCTGA
- the folD gene encoding bifunctional protein FolD produces MGEWIDGKRLAATVREEVEREAARFRERYGRPPGLATVLVGDDPASRTYVRNKRKACGEAGIESFGFELPADTPQEKLDALIRDLNRRSDVDGILVQLPLPAPLDPARVLDLLDPEKDVDGLTPSNQARLLLGEPGLRPCTPLGILRLVESTGTELRGKRAVVVGRSRLVGKPVALLLLEKHATVTVCHSRTVDLAGEVARAEILVAAVGKARAIRGEWVAPGSVVVDVGINRTPEGKLVGDVESEKAIERAAFVTPVPGGVGPMTIAMLLWNTVEAAKRRAGRGESELRAGRA; encoded by the coding sequence ATGGGAGAGTGGATCGACGGAAAGCGGCTCGCGGCGACCGTTCGCGAGGAGGTCGAGCGGGAGGCGGCTCGGTTCCGGGAGCGTTACGGTCGTCCTCCGGGCCTTGCCACCGTGCTCGTGGGGGACGACCCGGCTTCCCGTACCTACGTGCGCAACAAGCGCAAGGCCTGCGGGGAAGCGGGCATCGAGTCGTTCGGGTTCGAGCTTCCGGCCGACACGCCGCAGGAAAAGCTCGACGCCCTGATCCGGGACCTCAACCGGCGCTCCGACGTCGACGGCATCCTCGTGCAGTTGCCGCTGCCGGCGCCGCTCGACCCGGCGCGAGTCCTCGACCTGCTCGATCCCGAGAAGGACGTCGACGGCCTCACCCCGTCCAACCAGGCCCGGCTTCTCCTCGGCGAGCCCGGACTGCGACCCTGCACGCCGCTCGGCATCCTGCGGCTGGTCGAGAGCACGGGAACGGAGCTTCGAGGCAAGCGGGCCGTCGTCGTCGGCCGAAGCAGGCTCGTCGGAAAACCGGTGGCGCTTTTGCTCCTGGAGAAACACGCCACCGTCACCGTGTGCCACTCGCGCACGGTCGACCTCGCGGGAGAGGTGGCCCGGGCGGAAATCCTCGTTGCCGCCGTGGGAAAGGCGAGGGCCATTCGCGGCGAGTGGGTCGCCCCCGGAAGCGTGGTCGTGGACGTCGGGATCAACCGCACGCCCGAGGGGAAGCTCGTGGGCGACGTCGAATCCGAGAAAGCCATCGAACGCGCCGCGTTCGTGACCCCGGTGCCCGGCGGGGTCGGGCCGATGACGATTGCCATGCTTCTCTGGAATACCGTCGAAGCAGCCAAACGCCGGGCCGGGCGGGGAGAGTCGGAGCTCCGTGCCGGAAGAGCCTAG
- a CDS encoding D-glycerate dehydrogenase, whose protein sequence is MRVLVTRPLPGGVEKKLQGMCTLEVGSPASDRADLLRRIRGASALVCLLTDRIDREVFDAAGPELRLVANMAAGVDNIDLEEARRRGVRVTNTPDVLTEATADLAWALLLACARRVVEGDRFVREGRFHGWEPDLLLGQELFGATLGIVGAGRIGRAVARRASGFGMRVLYTQRHRLPVETEAALGLSYVPLQELLERSDFVSLHCPLTEETYHLLGEEELRKMKPSAVLVNTSRGPVVDERALARVLRERGLFAAGLDVYEREPEVDRALLDLPNVVLLPHLGSATEKTRRKMAELAVEEVLRFCRGEELLHPVV, encoded by the coding sequence ATGCGGGTTCTGGTCACGCGACCGCTTCCCGGTGGAGTCGAGAAGAAGCTCCAGGGTATGTGCACGCTCGAGGTCGGATCCCCCGCGAGCGACAGGGCGGATCTTCTCCGAAGGATCCGCGGAGCGAGCGCGCTCGTGTGCCTCCTCACGGATCGGATCGACAGGGAAGTTTTCGACGCGGCAGGGCCCGAACTTCGGCTCGTTGCGAACATGGCGGCCGGCGTCGACAATATCGACCTCGAAGAAGCCCGACGGCGCGGGGTGCGCGTCACCAACACGCCCGACGTACTGACCGAGGCCACGGCCGATCTCGCGTGGGCCCTTCTTCTGGCTTGCGCCCGCCGGGTGGTCGAAGGCGACCGGTTCGTGAGGGAGGGACGGTTCCACGGTTGGGAGCCCGACCTCTTGCTCGGGCAGGAGCTTTTCGGCGCGACGCTCGGCATCGTCGGCGCGGGCCGGATCGGACGAGCCGTCGCCCGGCGCGCTTCCGGCTTCGGGATGCGTGTTCTCTACACCCAGCGCCATCGCTTGCCCGTGGAGACGGAAGCGGCGCTGGGTCTTTCGTACGTGCCGCTCCAGGAGTTGCTCGAACGGTCGGATTTCGTGTCCCTGCATTGTCCCTTGACGGAGGAGACCTACCACCTTCTGGGCGAAGAGGAGCTCCGGAAGATGAAGCCGTCGGCCGTCCTGGTGAATACCTCGCGGGGGCCTGTCGTCGACGAACGTGCTCTCGCCCGCGTGCTCCGCGAGCGCGGGCTTTTTGCCGCGGGCCTCGACGTTTACGAGAGGGAACCGGAAGTCGACCGGGCGCTCCTGGATCTCCCGAACGTGGTTCTTCTCCCGCATCTCGGTAGTGCGACCGAGAAAACACGCAGGAAAATGGCGGAGCTCGCCGTGGAGGAAGTCCTCAGGTTCTGCCGGGGCGAGGAGCTGCTCCACCCGGTCGTCTGA